One window of the Candidatus Jettenia sp. genome contains the following:
- a CDS encoding LemA family protein, with translation MRKILPVIAILVFLGVIFGVWYVKEYNKVINLHENVKNAWSQVDTQLKRRYDLIPNLVETVKGYAAHEKEIFENLAEARKGYFTAPTVEKKAEAATQIEGFLSRLLAFRETYPDLKANESFLKLQDTLEGSENRISVERKRYNDVVREFNTYTKSFFGRFFAAHLGLTEAKYFEVAEVEKEAPKVKF, from the coding sequence ATGAGAAAGATATTACCCGTTATCGCAATTCTGGTATTTTTAGGCGTTATCTTCGGTGTCTGGTATGTCAAGGAATATAATAAGGTCATTAACCTGCATGAGAATGTTAAAAATGCCTGGTCTCAAGTCGATACACAGCTTAAGAGACGATACGATCTTATCCCTAATCTCGTAGAGACTGTAAAAGGTTATGCTGCCCACGAGAAAGAAATATTTGAGAATCTTGCTGAGGCAAGAAAAGGTTATTTTACTGCTCCGACAGTAGAAAAAAAAGCTGAGGCTGCAACACAGATCGAAGGGTTTTTATCCCGCCTACTCGCATTTCGTGAAACGTACCCTGATTTGAAGGCAAACGAATCATTTCTTAAGCTGCAGGACACCTTAGAAGGCAGTGAGAATCGCATTTCCGTAGAACGCAAGAGATACAATGATGTTGTTAGAGAATTTAATACTTATACAAAGAGCTTCTTCGGTCGTTTCTTTGCTGCTCATCTTGGATTAACTGAGGCAAAATATTTTGAAGTTGCCGAAGTTGAAAAAGAGGCACCAAAGGTAAAATTTTAA
- a CDS encoding cytochrome c encodes MRPKVLLDKVGLWSTTAVASIALALSIAPTTAKAVTIPTEVTELGKNTYKKYCSACHGEEGHGDGPLARSMLPKPRDFTRGAYKFRTTPSGSLPTDNDIYRTISFGVPNSTMIPWDILSEEERASVIPVLKSFSEAFEFRQPDAPVNVGLEVRPTERTIAEGKKIYEEKLECWKCHGVEGRGDGPSAAEQEDDFGFPIKPFDFTTGKFKGGNSSTDIYLRFTTGLNGTPMPSFAKELTDEQRWYLTHYVMSLVKPEENHKNKECK; translated from the coding sequence ATGAGACCTAAGGTTTTATTGGATAAGGTTGGCTTATGGAGCACTACGGCAGTGGCAAGTATAGCGCTGGCGCTAAGTATTGCACCGACTACTGCTAAAGCAGTTACTATACCAACAGAGGTCACAGAATTGGGTAAAAATACCTACAAAAAATATTGTAGCGCCTGTCACGGTGAAGAAGGACATGGGGATGGACCTTTGGCAAGATCCATGCTTCCAAAACCACGTGATTTTACCCGAGGAGCTTATAAATTTAGAACAACCCCCAGCGGTTCACTCCCTACAGATAATGATATCTATAGAACGATTTCCTTTGGAGTACCGAATTCGACGATGATCCCCTGGGATATTTTGTCTGAAGAAGAGCGTGCCTCAGTAATTCCGGTTTTAAAGAGTTTCTCAGAGGCATTTGAATTCAGACAACCAGACGCACCTGTGAATGTCGGATTAGAGGTAAGACCGACAGAAAGGACTATTGCAGAAGGAAAAAAGATTTACGAGGAAAAGTTAGAATGCTGGAAGTGTCATGGTGTTGAAGGGCGTGGTGATGGTCCCAGCGCAGCAGAACAAGAGGATGATTTTGGGTTCCCCATAAAACCTTTTGATTTTACTACGGGAAAATTCAAGGGTGGAAATTCATCCACAGATATATATCTCAGATTTACTACCGGATTGAATGGTACTCCTATGCCATCTTTTGCCAAGGAGCTTACAGACGAACAAAGGTGGTATTTAACCCACTACGTAATGTCACTCGTAAAACCAGAGGAAAATCATAAAAATAAAGAATGTAAATAA
- the tsaD gene encoding tRNA (adenosine(37)-N6)-threonylcarbamoyltransferase complex transferase subunit TsaD, translated as MIRQELFLPFLCMLILGIETSCDETSASIVKDGNEILSNIILSQDVLHRQFGGVVPEIACRAHLESVISVINNAIVDAKVQLAEIDAIAVVNTPGLIGALLIGVTSAKTLCMALNIPLIAINHLHSHIYANNLEHEDIQYPTISLVVSGGHTTLFLSESETKHISLGGTIDDAAGEAFDKVSKILGLGYPGGPVIDKLAKQGNRSAIAFPRSYLEKDSLDFSFSGLKTAVLYYYRGQDSNASKSKPLSNQEIADIAASFQEAVIDVLVDKTVQASHRYNVQGILVGGGVAANSRLRQRLKEKSEETGIPVYYPSARLCTDNAAMVAGLAYKKYLEGNIADLTLETIP; from the coding sequence TTGATAAGGCAGGAGTTATTCCTGCCTTTTTTATGTATGCTAATTCTTGGTATTGAAACATCATGCGATGAGACTTCGGCATCCATTGTAAAAGATGGAAATGAAATACTATCAAATATTATTCTATCCCAGGATGTTTTACATCGTCAGTTTGGTGGTGTAGTTCCAGAAATTGCTTGCCGGGCACATTTAGAATCTGTTATCAGTGTTATTAACAATGCCATTGTCGATGCGAAGGTGCAGCTTGCCGAAATCGATGCGATTGCCGTTGTTAATACACCGGGTCTTATTGGTGCCTTGCTTATCGGTGTGACATCTGCCAAAACGTTATGTATGGCGCTGAATATACCTCTCATAGCCATTAATCACCTTCATTCCCATATTTATGCAAATAATCTGGAGCATGAGGATATACAGTACCCAACAATAAGTTTGGTAGTTTCCGGAGGGCATACAACCCTTTTTTTATCGGAAAGCGAGACGAAGCATATTTCATTGGGGGGAACAATCGATGATGCTGCGGGTGAGGCTTTTGACAAAGTATCAAAAATATTAGGTCTCGGTTACCCCGGAGGACCTGTTATTGATAAGCTTGCAAAGCAAGGAAACCGAAGTGCGATTGCATTTCCAAGGTCTTATCTTGAAAAGGACTCGCTTGACTTCAGCTTTAGCGGGCTTAAAACTGCAGTATTATATTACTATCGGGGACAGGATTCAAACGCTTCGAAATCAAAGCCACTCTCCAATCAGGAGATTGCCGATATTGCGGCGAGTTTTCAGGAGGCAGTCATTGATGTTTTAGTAGATAAGACCGTCCAGGCATCACACAGGTATAATGTTCAAGGAATACTGGTGGGTGGTGGTGTGGCAGCAAACTCAAGGTTACGCCAAAGATTAAAAGAAAAATCAGAAGAGACAGGTATCCCCGTATATTACCCTTCTGCGAGATTATGTACTGATAATGCTGCTATGGTAGCAGGGCTGGCTTATAAGAAATATTTAGAGGGAAATATTGCCGATCTTACCCTTGAAACTATTCCATAA
- a CDS encoding PCP reductase family protein, translated as MEWDKSASILLEKVPPFVQKMVREKVEAIARNRGKNLVTEAEVIAAKEGFMGKPDPQPAVTKQSLTIDNEKLSILRKYTKYFDKDGNPVLYQVKPCRGAEVNCPFLIIDSRILANKLQNRLEKLHFTEKLIDKIDGQILPTIR; from the coding sequence TTGGAGTGGGATAAGTCTGCATCAATACTACTAGAAAAGGTACCTCCCTTTGTACAAAAGATGGTCCGTGAAAAGGTTGAAGCTATTGCCCGTAATCGTGGAAAAAATTTAGTAACCGAGGCGGAGGTTATCGCCGCAAAAGAAGGATTTATGGGTAAACCGGATCCACAGCCTGCTGTTACAAAACAATCCTTAACTATAGATAATGAAAAGCTCTCTATCCTCCGGAAGTATACCAAATATTTCGATAAAGATGGAAATCCTGTTCTTTATCAGGTGAAACCTTGCCGGGGCGCAGAGGTTAATTGTCCGTTTCTTATCATAGATTCCAGAATCTTAGCAAATAAACTCCAAAACAGGCTGGAGAAATTACATTTCACGGAAAAATTAATCGATAAGATCGATGGACAAATTCTTCCCACCATACGATGA
- a CDS encoding NAD(P)H-hydrate dehydratase translates to MYEIKDIPKISSRKFDTHKGDYGRVLVLAGSIGMTGAACLCSTASLRAGAGIVTLGIPESLNGIVASQLTCVMTHPLPETQVKTLSDLGRQDILDFSQRFDVIAIGPGLSQYLETKRLVLWLLQSLDLPIVLDADGINALADNPKILDQIKRHIILTPHPGEMARLVGVSTKEVQSRRLEISRMFVKGRRNVTLVLKGYRTIVMDEEQFYLNETGNPGMATAGVGDVLTGIIAALLGQQYTPFKAAQLGVYLHGLAGDLAAQEVGQISLIATDILDSLPKAFLACEEGL, encoded by the coding sequence ATGTATGAAATAAAAGATATACCGAAAATTTCTTCCAGAAAGTTTGATACCCACAAAGGTGACTACGGGCGAGTATTGGTGCTTGCAGGTTCAATTGGTATGACTGGCGCAGCATGTCTGTGCAGTACTGCCTCTCTGCGTGCTGGTGCCGGGATTGTTACCCTGGGTATTCCGGAAAGCCTCAATGGGATTGTAGCATCCCAGTTGACCTGCGTCATGACCCATCCCTTACCGGAAACGCAGGTAAAAACCTTATCCGACCTCGGTCGCCAGGACATTCTCGATTTCTCACAGCGATTCGATGTGATTGCTATTGGTCCTGGTCTATCCCAATATCTGGAGACAAAAAGATTGGTACTATGGCTATTACAATCTTTAGATCTTCCCATTGTATTAGACGCCGATGGTATTAATGCCCTTGCTGATAACCCAAAAATATTAGATCAAATAAAGAGACACATTATTCTTACACCACATCCCGGAGAAATGGCACGTCTTGTTGGGGTATCAACGAAAGAGGTTCAATCGAGGCGTCTGGAAATATCCCGGATGTTTGTTAAAGGCAGGCGGAATGTGACCCTGGTATTAAAAGGATATAGGACTATTGTTATGGATGAAGAACAATTTTATCTGAATGAGACAGGTAACCCTGGAATGGCAACTGCCGGAGTTGGGGATGTATTGACCGGTATAATTGCTGCCCTTTTAGGACAGCAATATACCCCTTTTAAGGCAGCGCAGTTAGGCGTATATTTGCACGGCCTGGCAGGTGATCTTGCGGCACAGGAGGTGGGTCAGATTTCACTGATTGCTACCGATATTCTCGATAGTTTACCCAAGGCGTTTTTAGCCTGTGAAGAAGGCTTGTAA
- a CDS encoding P-II family nitrogen regulator produces the protein MKKIIAIVREEKFAVIKDALLDIGYPGMTVTEVKGHGSQKGITEQWRGRTFKTDFVNKIQMEMVVPDKDVKDIIKCILREAATGSIGDGKIFISTIEDAIRIRTGERGEKAI, from the coding sequence ATGAAAAAGATTATAGCGATTGTGCGGGAAGAGAAGTTTGCTGTAATAAAAGATGCTTTGTTAGATATTGGATATCCGGGGATGACGGTTACTGAGGTAAAAGGACACGGCAGTCAAAAGGGCATTACCGAGCAATGGCGTGGCAGGACTTTTAAGACTGATTTTGTAAACAAAATACAGATGGAAATGGTGGTTCCGGATAAGGATGTTAAAGACATCATTAAATGTATCTTACGGGAGGCCGCAACAGGCAGTATAGGGGACGGAAAAATTTTTATTAGCACTATCGAAGATGCTATCCGTATCAGAACCGGTGAGAGGGGAGAAAAGGCTATTTAG
- a CDS encoding protein phosphatase 2C domain-containing protein, translated as MKVAYKTDVGKQRTHNEDSILIDMCMGIFLLADGLGGHQAGEVASNLAVKESYTYLKENLNKVKSEGEVLKLLTESLLKAHNTIRAKSMADINLMGMGTTLIQMLIKDSSAYICHVGDSRVYFFREEIKQITKDHTFENYLMEDEIIQREYLPLQKLHILTQAVGESETIVPELKQVKLKAEDMLLACSDGLTDMLSGKEVESTIYQYRDNLNTAVDSLIKEANNKGGMDNISVILIKYE; from the coding sequence ATGAAAGTAGCATACAAAACGGATGTTGGTAAACAGAGGACACACAACGAAGATAGCATTCTTATTGATATGTGTATGGGTATTTTTCTCCTCGCCGATGGATTAGGAGGACACCAGGCAGGTGAAGTAGCGAGCAATCTGGCTGTTAAAGAATCTTATACCTATCTCAAAGAAAATTTGAACAAGGTGAAAAGTGAAGGAGAAGTTTTAAAACTCTTGACCGAATCCCTTTTAAAGGCACACAATACCATAAGAGCAAAATCAATGGCAGATATAAACCTTATGGGTATGGGGACAACCCTTATACAGATGTTGATTAAAGATAGTAGCGCGTATATTTGCCATGTAGGCGACAGCAGGGTATATTTTTTCAGAGAAGAAATAAAGCAGATTACCAAAGACCATACATTTGAAAATTATCTTATGGAAGATGAAATAATACAGCGCGAGTATCTTCCTTTACAAAAACTGCACATACTTACGCAGGCTGTAGGTGAGTCAGAGACAATAGTCCCGGAATTAAAACAGGTAAAACTGAAAGCAGAAGATATGCTTCTCGCTTGTTCGGACGGTCTCACCGATATGCTCTCAGGCAAAGAAGTAGAATCAACAATTTACCAGTATAGAGATAATCTCAACACGGCGGTAGATAGCCTGATAAAAGAGGCAAACAATAAAGGCGGAATGGATAATATTTCTGTGATATTAATAAAGTATGAATAA
- the larB gene encoding nickel pincer cofactor biosynthesis protein LarB — protein sequence MDIDVIKKLLENYKAGDVSIHDVLEKIKELPYKDIGFAKVDSHRKIRCGFPEVIFCLGKTPDQVVRIAEHIVAGGNDMLATRADREIYDAVSREFPDAVYHEQAKAITIQKTRRKPHKGMILIITAGTSDIPVAEEAKVTAEIMGNAVKVLYDVGVAGIHRLMKSHGELLKANVIIVVAGMEGALASVVGGLVDCPVIGVPTSIGYGASFYGVAPLLSMLNSCASGVSVVNIDNGFGAAYVASLINRIRE from the coding sequence ATGGATATTGATGTAATAAAAAAACTATTAGAAAATTATAAGGCTGGAGACGTATCGATACACGATGTCCTTGAAAAGATTAAAGAATTACCTTATAAGGACATTGGTTTTGCGAAGGTGGATAGCCATCGAAAAATCCGTTGCGGTTTTCCGGAGGTTATTTTTTGCCTGGGTAAGACCCCCGATCAAGTAGTAAGGATTGCAGAACATATCGTTGCAGGTGGAAATGATATGCTTGCGACCCGCGCTGATAGGGAAATATATGATGCCGTTTCCCGGGAGTTTCCCGATGCTGTTTATCATGAACAGGCAAAGGCAATTACGATACAAAAGACACGCCGAAAACCTCACAAAGGAATGATTTTGATTATAACAGCGGGTACTTCTGATATTCCTGTAGCTGAGGAAGCTAAAGTAACAGCAGAGATTATGGGCAATGCTGTGAAGGTTTTGTATGATGTCGGTGTAGCCGGTATTCATCGGTTAATGAAAAGCCATGGAGAATTACTCAAGGCCAATGTAATTATCGTAGTGGCGGGGATGGAAGGGGCATTGGCAAGTGTAGTGGGAGGGCTGGTAGATTGTCCTGTTATTGGTGTGCCTACCAGTATCGGTTATGGGGCAAGTTTTTACGGGGTTGCACCACTCTTGTCTATGTTGAACAGTTGCGCCTCCGGGGTTTCCGTCGTGAATATTGACAATGGTTTTGGAGCTGCTTATGTTGCCTCTTTGATTAATAGAATAAGGGAATGA
- a CDS encoding phospholipase D-like domain-containing protein, which yields MGIKIFIIIMLGLALNSLCIANNLYYAPQGTIQGQLKEGIQYTQRSLDMCIHDFAAVDIEKELNAARDRGVQVRVVVLKHTRNDLQDFLAKALIDKRFDVRILNLQLSDKLVQDFIIFDNRMLATGVYNWLAYRNRIIYNDVLFYYDPDKIHVYKNIFYRLFTEGEVAPLLATQNERTVKDYPSVPEIDSRTTDEKQIIPDNIPNEETVIAEKPERPAGITAKEFIHISFEEMDKQFGRESALSRSERNELWKKYKGKYVQWRGIVSYKGMGRVDWNRIGISHDNDKDAEVEVIFDWKMFEKVMDIRIGRTIIYTGKLVSRPGINAPYRLDDGDIE from the coding sequence GTGGGTATAAAAATATTCATTATCATCATGCTAGGGTTGGCTCTTAACTCTCTCTGTATAGCAAATAATCTTTATTATGCCCCTCAAGGTACCATTCAGGGGCAATTGAAAGAGGGGATTCAGTATACGCAACGCTCTTTGGATATGTGTATTCATGATTTTGCTGCAGTGGATATTGAGAAAGAATTGAATGCTGCAAGGGATAGGGGCGTTCAGGTACGTGTTGTAGTTTTAAAACATACCAGAAATGATTTACAGGACTTCCTGGCAAAGGCGTTGATAGATAAAAGATTCGATGTCAGGATTCTGAATCTGCAATTGAGCGATAAACTTGTACAAGATTTTATTATATTTGATAATAGAATGCTGGCGACAGGTGTATATAATTGGCTTGCCTATCGGAATAGAATTATTTATAACGATGTGTTATTTTACTACGATCCTGATAAAATTCATGTCTATAAGAATATATTTTATCGGTTGTTTACTGAGGGAGAAGTTGCTCCTCTCTTAGCAACTCAAAATGAGAGGACGGTAAAAGACTATCCCTCTGTACCTGAAATTGATTCCCGTACTACTGATGAAAAACAGATTATACCAGACAATATACCGAATGAAGAGACTGTGATTGCAGAGAAGCCTGAAAGACCTGCAGGGATAACTGCTAAGGAATTTATTCATATCTCTTTTGAAGAGATGGATAAGCAATTTGGAAGGGAGAGTGCCCTTTCCCGTTCTGAAAGGAATGAATTGTGGAAGAAATACAAGGGGAAATATGTTCAATGGCGTGGAATTGTATCTTATAAAGGGATGGGAAGGGTAGACTGGAATCGCATTGGGATAAGTCATGACAATGATAAAGATGCAGAAGTGGAAGTCATATTCGATTGGAAGATGTTTGAAAAAGTTATGGATATAAGAATAGGACGTACCATTATCTACACAGGCAAGCTGGTCTCCCGCCCTGGAATTAATGCTCCTTATCGGCTGGATGATGGAGATATAGAATAA
- a CDS encoding TPM domain-containing protein → MNLKLSVYKRRPYLYPGLLVFFLCLCSIVQAQGLLPVPQRYVEDRAGIVSDTIERNLNGYLQELEQKTGAQLIVLTINTTGDIPIETYAIELATKWKLGQKGKDNGALVVIAKDDRAYRIEVGYGLEGTLPDSFCGTVGRTYFVPNFRKGNYGEGIYQGVVIMVHKIAEEHGLQITGMPNIAELRKKARGRENPLFSLVFLLILLPFILSYFFNRRQNWWGGPPIIFGGRGGFGSRGSGGFGGFGSFGGGGGGSFGGGGASGRW, encoded by the coding sequence ATGAATTTAAAATTGAGCGTGTATAAAAGGCGCCCTTACCTGTATCCGGGATTATTGGTATTTTTCCTGTGCCTTTGTTCGATCGTACAGGCACAGGGATTGCTTCCGGTTCCTCAGAGGTATGTGGAAGATAGGGCTGGTATCGTGAGCGATACGATAGAGAGAAATCTGAACGGCTATCTTCAGGAATTAGAACAGAAGACAGGCGCACAGCTCATTGTTCTTACGATTAATACAACGGGCGATATCCCCATCGAAACTTACGCAATAGAACTTGCAACAAAATGGAAACTGGGGCAGAAGGGAAAAGATAATGGAGCCCTTGTTGTTATAGCAAAGGATGACCGTGCTTACAGGATTGAGGTTGGATATGGACTTGAGGGCACACTGCCGGATAGCTTTTGTGGTACGGTTGGAAGGACGTATTTTGTTCCTAATTTCCGGAAGGGAAACTACGGTGAAGGCATATACCAGGGTGTGGTTATTATGGTTCATAAGATTGCAGAAGAACACGGATTACAGATCACGGGAATGCCAAATATCGCTGAATTAAGAAAAAAGGCAAGGGGGCGTGAAAATCCACTTTTTTCACTCGTATTTCTGCTTATTCTCTTGCCATTTATTTTAAGTTATTTCTTTAACAGACGACAAAACTGGTGGGGCGGTCCTCCCATTATCTTTGGTGGCCGGGGAGGATTTGGTTCACGCGGATCTGGTGGGTTTGGAGGCTTTGGCAGTTTTGGTGGTGGTGGAGGCGGCTCATTCGGTGGTGGTGGGGCATCAGGACGTTGGTAA
- a CDS encoding AsnC family transcriptional regulator gives MTNKKEDIDVKLIKHIQEGLPVTKTPYKDIGQALGMSEEEVIQRLQKLLESGKVRRLAASIAHRKIGINANAMCVWKVPKEQVDEVGKIMAGFEEVTHCYERPIYSDWEYNVFTMIHGYTDAECEAVIQAIKKKTGLNDYVILYSEKEFKKVGVRI, from the coding sequence ATGACAAACAAAAAAGAAGATATTGATGTAAAGCTCATTAAACATATCCAGGAAGGTCTGCCCGTCACCAAGACCCCATACAAAGATATTGGTCAGGCATTAGGGATGTCAGAAGAAGAGGTAATACAAAGACTTCAAAAACTTCTGGAATCCGGCAAGGTAAGGCGGCTTGCAGCTTCCATTGCCCATCGTAAGATTGGTATTAATGCAAATGCCATGTGTGTATGGAAGGTGCCCAAAGAGCAGGTTGATGAAGTGGGCAAGATTATGGCTGGTTTTGAAGAGGTCACACACTGCTACGAACGGCCTATCTATTCCGATTGGGAATATAACGTTTTTACCATGATCCACGGTTATACTGATGCCGAATGCGAAGCTGTAATCCAGGCTATCAAAAAAAAGACAGGTTTAAATGACTATGTGATCCTTTATAGTGAGAAGGAATTTAAAAAGGTTGGGGTAAGGATATAA
- a CDS encoding hydroxylamine oxidoreductase translates to MKKLGLGICLSATLAFTSLAWAADQTPPKKDTPPDLYEGLPDWYRATYKDNVGMNEGSGPFKDYFKPQMLDMYWQPNRHYEPMKNFDHSIFIEKERRDLCVTCHEEATPGVVRDWRESGHKNPKSTPYLSSRTAEIEKNTGRILDEVHCFDCHADTKKKQIRMPTGEVCGECHRKQFDDFVREREVGRPNHVQSWEANTIVPWYAEAARRGYLYGQHGCDMCHSGAEKCDVCHTRHKFSAAEGRQPEACITCHMGPDHPDAESYGESKHGVIYHQEEEHFDFTRPLSEVRPGKDYRTPTCQYCHMYEKHGRFIHNPVMKGIWRMGTIPPKNIEYTSSLKDYPYGIKIIGDKIDIYSEENIAKRSYWLEVCAKCHSDRFADTYLKSLDQFMFQAHTLADQAQKVVEDLIADGVLYPDASKRDPYPLSDGIEKMLSPAFLGEPVYNAFKTLKGKFPVVGPILGVYGMFLQQQDNPSTIENMYNRLWFWYKLQGYKGTAHAQQDVSWWWGQAPMMMEFTKIQAEAARLRREAGIEKAAMK, encoded by the coding sequence ATGAAAAAATTAGGGTTAGGCATATGTTTGTCTGCAACATTGGCGTTTACTTCTCTGGCGTGGGCTGCTGATCAGACTCCCCCCAAGAAGGACACACCACCAGATTTATATGAAGGACTGCCCGATTGGTATAGGGCCACGTATAAAGATAATGTTGGCATGAACGAAGGTTCTGGTCCGTTTAAGGACTATTTCAAGCCACAGATGCTGGATATGTACTGGCAACCCAACAGGCACTATGAACCAATGAAGAATTTTGATCACTCTATCTTTATTGAAAAAGAAAGAAGAGATTTGTGCGTAACATGTCATGAGGAGGCAACACCTGGTGTCGTGAGAGATTGGAGAGAATCGGGACATAAAAATCCTAAAAGTACTCCCTATCTTTCCAGCAGAACGGCAGAGATCGAGAAGAACACAGGCAGGATTTTAGATGAGGTTCACTGTTTTGATTGCCATGCCGATACAAAAAAGAAGCAAATCAGAATGCCAACAGGAGAAGTATGCGGAGAATGCCATAGAAAACAGTTTGATGATTTCGTGAGAGAACGGGAAGTAGGTCGTCCTAACCACGTTCAATCATGGGAAGCAAACACCATTGTACCATGGTATGCAGAAGCTGCAAGAAGAGGTTATCTCTACGGACAGCATGGTTGTGATATGTGCCACTCCGGCGCAGAAAAATGTGACGTATGTCATACCAGGCATAAGTTCAGCGCTGCTGAAGGCAGACAACCAGAAGCCTGTATCACCTGCCACATGGGTCCGGATCATCCAGATGCAGAATCTTATGGTGAGTCAAAGCATGGTGTAATCTACCATCAGGAAGAAGAACACTTCGATTTTACCAGACCGTTATCTGAAGTAAGGCCTGGCAAGGATTATCGTACTCCAACATGCCAGTACTGCCATATGTATGAGAAACATGGACGGTTTATTCATAACCCGGTCATGAAAGGTATCTGGCGTATGGGTACAATACCGCCAAAGAATATAGAATATACCTCTTCCTTGAAAGATTACCCATATGGAATTAAGATCATCGGTGATAAAATCGATATCTATTCAGAAGAAAATATTGCGAAGAGATCGTATTGGTTAGAAGTCTGTGCAAAGTGCCATAGCGATCGGTTTGCCGATACCTATTTAAAATCATTAGATCAATTTATGTTCCAGGCACATACTTTAGCAGATCAGGCACAGAAGGTAGTCGAGGATTTAATTGCTGATGGGGTCTTATATCCTGATGCTTCAAAAAGGGACCCATACCCATTGAGCGATGGAATTGAAAAGATGCTCAGTCCGGCATTCCTTGGCGAGCCTGTTTACAATGCCTTTAAGACTCTAAAAGGTAAGTTCCCTGTAGTTGGTCCTATCCTCGGTGTTTATGGTATGTTCTTGCAACAACAAGACAATCCATCCACCATCGAGAATATGTACAACAGGTTATGGTTCTGGTACAAACTGCAAGGTTACAAAGGAACAGCACACGCCCAGCAAGATGTTTCCTGGTGGTGGGGTCAAGCGCCTATGATGATGGAGTTTACCAAAATACAGGCAGAGGCTGCCCGGTTACGAAGAGAGGCTGGTATCGAAAAAGCTGCTATGAAATAG
- a CDS encoding 4Fe-4S binding protein yields MPQIKDFGVHAIEPVSVDTHSECIECMKCVETCRENAVTVTNNQVTIDKEKCVHCGLCAKVCPTGSIKAEEKEYRVMIGGKVGRHPKFAIDLLPQADEPTTLKALDVCADIILSNKTEHRFRTLIEQQGIEEIKKNMILCDTDRKILHRLQSNLPLVSRPFLALSKELDIDEDTIIERVKFMIEKGYVRRLAPIINTQAMGREATLAAIKVPEDRIEEVSAIINEYSGVSHNYLRKGRNTHIPYNMWFTMSARDDEELHCLLKEIEDRTGLTVRSLPTTKKFKIGVRFKIY; encoded by the coding sequence ATGCCACAGATCAAGGACTTCGGTGTTCACGCAATAGAACCTGTTTCCGTAGATACACATTCAGAATGTATTGAATGTATGAAATGTGTGGAGACCTGCCGTGAAAATGCCGTTACGGTAACCAATAATCAAGTTACTATTGACAAAGAAAAATGTGTACACTGTGGCCTTTGCGCTAAAGTGTGCCCTACAGGCTCAATAAAAGCAGAAGAAAAAGAGTATCGGGTAATGATCGGTGGAAAAGTCGGAAGACATCCCAAATTTGCCATAGATTTACTCCCTCAGGCGGACGAACCCACCACATTAAAGGCTTTAGATGTATGTGCAGATATTATCCTTTCAAATAAAACTGAGCACCGATTCAGGACGCTCATAGAACAACAAGGAATTGAGGAAATAAAAAAGAATATGATACTTTGCGATACCGATAGAAAGATACTTCACCGTTTACAATCCAACCTGCCTCTTGTATCAAGACCATTTCTGGCATTGAGCAAAGAACTTGATATCGATGAAGACACTATTATTGAACGTGTCAAATTCATGATTGAGAAGGGATATGTAAGACGGCTTGCTCCAATTATTAATACACAAGCTATGGGCAGGGAAGCAACACTCGCTGCAATAAAGGTTCCGGAAGATCGCATAGAAGAAGTAAGTGCGATCATCAATGAATATAGTGGCGTATCTCACAATTACCTCAGAAAAGGGAGAAACACCCATATACCTTACAATATGTGGTTTACCATGTCAGCCAGGGACGACGAGGAGCTCCACTGTCTCTTGAAAGAAATTGAGGACAGGACGGGACTAACAGTCCGAAGTTTACCAACAACAAAGAAATTCAAAATTGGCGTACGCTTTAAAATTTATTAA